In Humulus lupulus chromosome 7, drHumLupu1.1, whole genome shotgun sequence, the following are encoded in one genomic region:
- the LOC133788297 gene encoding transcription factor PIF3 isoform X1, whose translation MPLSELYRLARRRVDTNQDFPPANDVCELIWENGQIATQGQSSRTRKDPTYNSLPSHYLPSYTQKSRDKDVGNGTTSKTGKFGTVDTVLNEIPMSVSSNEVGLSHDDDVMPWLNYPIDGSLQHEYCSDLLPELSGVTVNDITKSNNFVSNDKSSCNLLYRDSNGNSVGYGSSLDQRHGSKVPSVVGANVLRPRTGTTLYPSSSSQECQASFPSFRSRGVDAIADNTSSAARHSVCGDSARIPSPGSIPSQKMQKKDPIPPTNSSIVINFSHFSRPAALVKTNHQNTSTTADSNVSNMESLPNKDKSSAANSNSPPKPALMDSTSSLRKEASTHCQIKASGIDLKPSEARPLEEPCAAKDTMAVCPEDASKNDLNFNQIPCESATRAPPDGEKNTEPVVASSSVCSGNSMERASDDPTHALKRKFRDIEDSECHSEDVDEESVGVKKTAHPRGSGSKRSRAAEVHNLSERRRRDRINEKMRALQELIPNCNKVDKASMLDEAIEYLKTLQLQVQIMSMGAGLCMPPMMLPPGMQHMHAPHMAHFSPMGIGMGMGMGMGFGMGMPDINGASSGYPMIQVPPMHAAHYPGPPIPGHSAGMHGMTGPNLQVFGMPGQGLSMPMQRAPLVSMMGGPFMKSSVGLNACGVNGSVENMESARSYTAKDPVQNMSTQVVQNISASSSMNQTSTQCQATNVGFKQPALVQSNVQASDVNGSKVPDSANRNEVGS comes from the exons ATGCCTTTATCCGAGCTATATCGCTTAGCTAGAAGGAGGGTTGATACAAATCAGGATTTTCC ACCCGCTAATGATGTTTGTGAGCTAATATGGGAGAATGGTCAGATTGCAACACAAGGTCAGTCCAGTAGAACTAGAAAGGACCCAACTTATAACAGCTTACCTTCTCACTATTTACCATCTTATACCCAAAAATCTCGAGACAAAGATGTAGGAAATGGCACAACTTCTAAGACAGGAAAATTTGGAACTGTGGACACTGTACTTAATGAAATTCCAATGTCGGTATCATCCAATGAAGTGGGTTTGAGTCACGATGATGACGTGATGCCCTGGTTGAATTATCCAATTGATGGATCTTTGCAACATGAATATTGTTCTGATTTATTGCCGGAGTTATCTGGTGTAACTGTTAATGACATTACCAAGAGTAACAATTTTGTATCAAATGATAAAAGTAGTTGTAACCTGCTATATAGGGACTCAAATGGCAATTCTGTAGGTTATGGTAGCAGTTTAGATCAAAGGCACGGGTCTAAGGTTCCTTCAGTAGTTGGTGCTAATGTTTTAAGACCTAGAACTGGTACTACTTTGTATCCATCATCATCATCCCAGGAATGCCAAGCATCCTTTCCATCTTTTAGATCAAGGGGAGTGGATGCAATTGCTGACAACACAAGTAGTGCTGCCCGCCACAGTGTTTGTGGTGATTCAGCTCGCATTCCATCTCCTGGTAGTATTCCTAGCCAAAAAATGCAGAAGAAAGATCCTATACCACCTACTAATAGCTCCATTGTAATTAATTTCTCTCATTTCTCCCGACCTGCTGCTCTTGTAAAGACTAATCATCAGAACACCAGTACAACAGCAGACTCTAATGTATCAAACATGGAGAGTTTGCCAAATAAGGATAAAAGTTCTGCTGCAAATAGTAACAGTCCTCCTAAGCCCGCACTAATGGATTCAACTAGTAGTTTAAGGAAGGAAGCAAGTACACATTGCCAGATAAAGGCTTCTGGTATTGACTTGAAACCTTCGGAGGCTAGGCCTCTTGAGGAGCCATGTGCTGCTAAAGATACGATGGCTGTTTGCCCAGAAGATGCCTCTAAGAATGATTTAAACTTTAATCAAATTCCCTGTGAAAGTGCAACTCGTGCTCCTCCGGATGGTGAAAAGAATACAGAGCCTGTAGTTGCTTCTTCTTCTGTTTGCTCAGGAAATAGTATGGAGAGAGCTTCAGATGATCCAACACATGCTTTGAAGAGGAAATTCCGTGACATCGAGGATTCTGAATGCCATAGTGAA GATGTTGACGAAGAATCAGTGGGTGTTAAAAAGACTGCTCATCCTCGAGGTTCGGGGTCCAAGAGAAGCAGGGCGGCAGAAGTGCATAATTTATCTGAAAGG CGTCGAAGGGATAGAATCAACGAGAAGATGCGGGCCTTACAAGAACTCATACCAAATTGCAATAAG GTGGACAAAGCTTCAATGCTTGATGAAGCTATTGAGTATTTAAAGACACTTCAACTTCAAGTACAG ATTATGTCGATGGGGGCAGGTTTGTGTATGCCACCAATGATGTTACCGCCGGGTATGCAACATATGCACGCACCCCATATGGCGCATTTCTCACCAATGGGTATTGGAATGGGAATGGGTATGGGCATGGGTTTTGGGATGGGTATGCCCGACATCAATGGAGCATCATCTGGTTATCCTATGATTCAAGTTCCCCCTATGCACGCAGCACATTATCCTGGCCCACCTATTCCTGGGCACTCTGCTGGCATGCATGGGATGACAGGTCCTAACCTTCAGGTGTTTGGGATGCCTGGTCAAGGACTTTCCATGCCAATGCAACGTGCACCCTTAGTTTCCATGATGGGAGGGCCCTTTATGAAGTCTTCTGTGGGATTAAATGCCTGTGGGGTCAACGGGTCTGTCGAAAATATGGAGTCAGCTCGCTCATATACCGCTAAGGATCCAGTGCAGAACATGAGCACTCAAGTGGTGCAGAACATCAGTGCCAGTAGCTCCATGAATCAGACATCTACTCAG TGTCAAGCCACAAATGTGGGATTCAAACAGCCTGCTTTGGTGCAGAGTAATGTTCAAGCATCAGACGTAAATGGCAGCAAAGTTCCTGACTCTGCTAACAGAAACGAGGTCGGGTCCTAG
- the LOC133788297 gene encoding transcription factor PIF3 isoform X2 produces MPLSELYRLARRRVDTNQDFPPANDVCELIWENGQIATQGQSSRTRKDPTYNSLPSHYLPSYTQKSRDKDVGNGTTSKTGKFGTVDTVLNEIPMSVSSNEVGLSHDDDVMPWLNYPIDGSLQHEYCSDLLPELSGVTVNDITKSNNFVSNDKSSCNLLYRDSNGNSVGYGSSLDQRHGSKVPSVVGANVLRPRTGTTLYPSSSSQECQASFPSFRSRGVDAIADNTSSAARHSVCGDSARIPSPGSIPSQKMQKKDPIPPTNSSIVINFSHFSRPAALVKTNHQNTSTTADSNVSNMESLPNKDKSSAANSNSPPKPALMDSTSSLRKEASTHCQIKASGIDLKPSEARPLEEPCAAKDTMAVCPEDASKNDLNFNQIPCESATRAPPDGEKNTEPVVASSSVCSGNSMERASDDPTHALKRKFRDIEDSECHSEDVDEESVGVKKTAHPRGSGSKRSRAAEVHNLSERRRRDRINEKMRALQELIPNCNKVDKASMLDEAIEYLKTLQLQVQIMSMGAGLCMPPMMLPPGMQHMHAPHMAHFSPMGIGMGMGMGMGFGMGMPDINGASSGYPMIQVPPMHAAHYPGPPIPGHSAGMHGMTGPNLQVFGMPGQGLSMPMQRAPLVSMMGGPFMKSSVGLNACGVNGSVENMESARSYTAKDPVQNMSTQVVQNISASSSMNQTSTQVCA; encoded by the exons ATGCCTTTATCCGAGCTATATCGCTTAGCTAGAAGGAGGGTTGATACAAATCAGGATTTTCC ACCCGCTAATGATGTTTGTGAGCTAATATGGGAGAATGGTCAGATTGCAACACAAGGTCAGTCCAGTAGAACTAGAAAGGACCCAACTTATAACAGCTTACCTTCTCACTATTTACCATCTTATACCCAAAAATCTCGAGACAAAGATGTAGGAAATGGCACAACTTCTAAGACAGGAAAATTTGGAACTGTGGACACTGTACTTAATGAAATTCCAATGTCGGTATCATCCAATGAAGTGGGTTTGAGTCACGATGATGACGTGATGCCCTGGTTGAATTATCCAATTGATGGATCTTTGCAACATGAATATTGTTCTGATTTATTGCCGGAGTTATCTGGTGTAACTGTTAATGACATTACCAAGAGTAACAATTTTGTATCAAATGATAAAAGTAGTTGTAACCTGCTATATAGGGACTCAAATGGCAATTCTGTAGGTTATGGTAGCAGTTTAGATCAAAGGCACGGGTCTAAGGTTCCTTCAGTAGTTGGTGCTAATGTTTTAAGACCTAGAACTGGTACTACTTTGTATCCATCATCATCATCCCAGGAATGCCAAGCATCCTTTCCATCTTTTAGATCAAGGGGAGTGGATGCAATTGCTGACAACACAAGTAGTGCTGCCCGCCACAGTGTTTGTGGTGATTCAGCTCGCATTCCATCTCCTGGTAGTATTCCTAGCCAAAAAATGCAGAAGAAAGATCCTATACCACCTACTAATAGCTCCATTGTAATTAATTTCTCTCATTTCTCCCGACCTGCTGCTCTTGTAAAGACTAATCATCAGAACACCAGTACAACAGCAGACTCTAATGTATCAAACATGGAGAGTTTGCCAAATAAGGATAAAAGTTCTGCTGCAAATAGTAACAGTCCTCCTAAGCCCGCACTAATGGATTCAACTAGTAGTTTAAGGAAGGAAGCAAGTACACATTGCCAGATAAAGGCTTCTGGTATTGACTTGAAACCTTCGGAGGCTAGGCCTCTTGAGGAGCCATGTGCTGCTAAAGATACGATGGCTGTTTGCCCAGAAGATGCCTCTAAGAATGATTTAAACTTTAATCAAATTCCCTGTGAAAGTGCAACTCGTGCTCCTCCGGATGGTGAAAAGAATACAGAGCCTGTAGTTGCTTCTTCTTCTGTTTGCTCAGGAAATAGTATGGAGAGAGCTTCAGATGATCCAACACATGCTTTGAAGAGGAAATTCCGTGACATCGAGGATTCTGAATGCCATAGTGAA GATGTTGACGAAGAATCAGTGGGTGTTAAAAAGACTGCTCATCCTCGAGGTTCGGGGTCCAAGAGAAGCAGGGCGGCAGAAGTGCATAATTTATCTGAAAGG CGTCGAAGGGATAGAATCAACGAGAAGATGCGGGCCTTACAAGAACTCATACCAAATTGCAATAAG GTGGACAAAGCTTCAATGCTTGATGAAGCTATTGAGTATTTAAAGACACTTCAACTTCAAGTACAG ATTATGTCGATGGGGGCAGGTTTGTGTATGCCACCAATGATGTTACCGCCGGGTATGCAACATATGCACGCACCCCATATGGCGCATTTCTCACCAATGGGTATTGGAATGGGAATGGGTATGGGCATGGGTTTTGGGATGGGTATGCCCGACATCAATGGAGCATCATCTGGTTATCCTATGATTCAAGTTCCCCCTATGCACGCAGCACATTATCCTGGCCCACCTATTCCTGGGCACTCTGCTGGCATGCATGGGATGACAGGTCCTAACCTTCAGGTGTTTGGGATGCCTGGTCAAGGACTTTCCATGCCAATGCAACGTGCACCCTTAGTTTCCATGATGGGAGGGCCCTTTATGAAGTCTTCTGTGGGATTAAATGCCTGTGGGGTCAACGGGTCTGTCGAAAATATGGAGTCAGCTCGCTCATATACCGCTAAGGATCCAGTGCAGAACATGAGCACTCAAGTGGTGCAGAACATCAGTGCCAGTAGCTCCATGAATCAGACATCTACTCAGGTCTGTGCATAA